A portion of the Salmo trutta chromosome 1, fSalTru1.1, whole genome shotgun sequence genome contains these proteins:
- the LOC115167648 gene encoding synaptosomal-associated protein 25-A, which yields MAEDLDMRNELSDMQQRADQLGDESLESTRRMLQLVEESKDAGIRTLVMLDEQGEQMERIEEGMDQINKDMKDAEKNLNDLGAFCGLCSCPCNKMKSGGSKAWGNNQDGVVASQPARVVDEREQMAISGGFIRRVTDDARENEMDENLEQVGGIIGNLRHMALDMGNEIDTQNRQIDRIMEKADSNKTRIDEANQRATKMLGSG from the exons ATGGCTGAAGACTTGGACATGCGCAATGAGCTGTCGGATATGCAGCAACGCGCCGACCAGCTTGGGGATGAG TCACTGGAGAGCACTCGTCGTATGCTACAGCTGGTGGAAGAG AGTAAAGATGCTGGTATCAGGACCTTGGTTATGCTGGACGAGCAAGGAG AGCAAATGGAGCGCATCGAGGAGGGAATGGACCAAATCAATAAGGACATGAAGGATGCAGAAAAGAATTTGAACGATCTAGGAGCATTCTGTGGTCTTTGCTCCTGTCCTTGTAACAA GATGAAGAGTGGAGGCAGCAAGGCTTGGGGGAACAACCAGGATGGAGTGGTGGCCAGCCAGCCTGCCCGCGTGGTGGACGAACGCGAACAGATGGCCATCAGTGGAGGATTCATCCGCAG GGTAACGGATGATGCCAGGGAAAATGAGATGGATGAGAACCTGGAGCAGGTGGGAGGCATCATCGGTAACCTGCGCCACATGGCCCTGGATATGGGCAACGAGATCGACACCCAGAATCGCCAGATCGACAGGAtcatggagaag GCTGATTCCAACAAGACCAGGATTGATGAAGCAAACCAGCGGGCCACAAAGATGCTGGGTAGTGGCTAA
- the LOC115167526 gene encoding periaxin-like produces MSDCVCLPQWSVSAVREPREPSPQSISINTSSVGGLIISHLFYPLIKQEMLQKGNIYLPHSPRLQKGNIYLPHSPRLQKGNIYLPHSPRLQKGNIYLPHSPRLQKGNIYLPHSPRLQKGNIYLPHSPRLQKGNIYLPHSPRLQKGNIYLPHSPRLQKGNIYLLHSPRLPKGNIYLPHSPRLQKGNIYLPHSPRLPKGNIYLPHSPRLQKGNIYLPHSPRLQKGNVYLPHSPRLQKGNIYLPHSPRLQKGNIYLPHSPRLQKGNIYLPHSPRLQKGNVYLPHSPRLPKGNIYLPHSPRLQKGNVYLPHSPRLPKGNIYLPHSPRLQKGNIYLPHSPRLQKGNIYLPHSPRLQKGNVYLPHSPRLQKGNIYLPHSPRLQKGNVYLPHSPRLQKGNIYLPHSPRLQKGNVYLPHSPRLQKGNVYLPHSPRLQKGNIYLPHSPRLQKGNIYLPHSPRLQKGIKSITPYGFRLRTDRHGFRERN; encoded by the exons atgtctgactgtgtgtgtttaccacAGTGGTCTGTCAGCGCTGTCAGAGAGCCAAgagaaccgtcgccccagtccaTTTCTATAAATACTAGCTCAGTGGGAGGGCTTATAATCAGCCATCTTTTCTATCCTCTGATAAAACAAGAAAT GTTACAGAAAGGAAATATCTACCTTCCCCACTCTCCAAGGTTACAGAAAGGAAATATCTACCTTCCCCACTCTCCAAGGTTACAGAAAGGAAATATCTACCTTCCCCACTCTCCAAGGTTACAGAAAGGAAATATCTACCTTCCCCACTCTCCAAGGTTACAGAAAGGAAATATCTACCTTCCCCACTCTCCAAGGTTACAGAAAGGAAATATCTACCTTCCCCACTCTCCAAGGTTACAGAAAGGAAATATCTACCTTCCCCACTCTCCAAGGTTACAGAAAGGAAATATCTACCTTCCCCACTCTCCAAGGTTACAGAAAGGAAATATCTACCTTCTCCACTCTCCAAGGTTACCGAAAGGAAATATCTACCTTCCCCACTCTCCAAGGTTACAGAAAGGAAATATCTACCTTCCCCACTCTCCAAGGTTACCGAAAGGAAATATCTACCTTCCCCACTCTCCAAGGTTACAGAAAGGAAATATCTACCTTCCCCACTCTCCAAGGTTACAGAAAGGAAATGTCTACCTTCCCCACTCTCCAAGGTTACAGAAAGGAAATATCTACCTTCCCCACTCTCCAAGGTTACAGAAAGGAAATATCTACCTTCCCCACTCTCCAAGGTTACAGAAAGGAAATATCTACCTTCCCCACTCTCCAAGGTTACAGAAAGGAAATGTCTACCTTCCCCACTCTCCAAGGTTACCGAAAGGAAATATCTACCTTCCCCACTCTCCAAGGTTACAGAAAGGAAATGTCTACCTTCCCCACTCTCCAAGGTTACCGAAAGGAAATATCTACCTTCCCCACTCTCCAAGGTTACAGAAAGGAAATATCTACCTTCCCCACTCTCCAAGGTTACAGAAAGGAAATATCTACCTTCCCCACTCTCCAAGGTTACAGAAAGGAAATGTCTACCTTCCCCACTCTCCAAGGTTACAGAAAGGAAATATCTACCTTCCCCACTCTCCAAGGTTACAGAAAGGAAATGTCTACCTTCCCCACTCTCCAAGGTTACAGAAAGGAAATATCTACCTTCCCCACTCTCCAAGGTTACAGAAAGGAAATGTCTACCTTCCCCACTCTCCAAGGTTACAGAAAGGAAATGTCTACCTTCCCCACTCTCCAAGGTTACAGAAAGGAAATATCTACCTTCCCCATTCTCCAAGGTTACAGAAAGGAAATATCTACCTTCCCCACTCTCCAAGGTTACAGAAAGGCATTAAATCAATTACGCCATATGGTTTCAgactgaggacagacagacatggttTTAGGGAAAGAAATTAA
- the LOC115167573 gene encoding putative proline-rich protein 21, with translation MTPEHIQPPKVLTPIHPQTKLSSTQTRSKLISSALLQAPFSKHHSPSTLLQVPFSKHHSPNTILQAPFSKYPSPSTLLQVPFSKHPSPSTILQAPFSKHHSPSTLLQAPFSKHHSPSTILQVPFSKYPSPSTILQTPFSKYPSPSTLLQAPFSKHHSPSTLLQAPFSKHHSPSTILQVPFSKHHSPSTLLQVPFSKHHSPSTLLVQANLSFARLNKSLWNSTLLFLPDYQSHYSYYSYNSHYSHYYYHSHYSYYYYHSHYSYYYYHSHYSYYYCHSHNSYYYCHSHCKIPRLLNIFLICM, from the exons ATGACCCCTGAACACATCCAACCACCAAAGGTATTGACTCCTATCCATCCGCAAACCAAACTCTCCTCCACTCAGACCAGGTCAAAACTCATTAGCAGTGCCCTTCTCCAAGCACCATTCTCCAAGCACCATTCTCCAA GTACCCTTCTCCAAGTACCCTTCTCCAAGCACCATTCTCCAAACACCATTCTCCAAGCACCATTCTCCAAGTACCCTTCTCCAAGTACCCTTCTCCAAGTACCCTTCTCCAAGCACCCTTCTCCAAGCACCATTCTCCAAGCACCATTCTCCAAACACCATTCTCCAAGTACCCTTCTCCAAGCACCCTTCTCCAAGCACCATTCTCCAAGCACCATTCTCCAAGTACCCTTCTCCAAGTACCCTTCTCCAAGCACCATTCTCCAAACACCATTCTCCAAGTACCCTTCTCCAAGTACCCTTCTCCAAGCACCATTCTCCAAACACCATTCTCCAAGTACCCTTCTCCAAGCACCATTCTCCAAGCACCATTCTCCAAGCACCATTCTCCAAGTACCCTTCTCCAAGCACCATTCTCCAAGTACCCTTCTCCAAGTACCCTTCTCCAAGCACCATTCTCCAAGTACCCTTCTCGTCCAAGCAAACTTATCGTTTGCACGCTTAAATAAGAGTCTATGGAACAGCACCCTTCTCTTCTTGCCAGACTATCAAAGCCACTATAGTTACTATTCCTATAACAGCCACTATAGCCACTACTACTATCATAGCCACTATAGTTACTATTACTATCATAGCCACTATAGTTACTATTACTATCATAGCCACTATAGTTACTATTACTGTCATAGCCACAATAGTTACTATTACTGTCATAGCCACTGTAAGATTCCAAGACTGCTTAACATTTTCCTCATCTGCATGTAA